From Veillonellaceae bacterium, a single genomic window includes:
- a CDS encoding carbonic anhydrase — translation MTTLEQVLKANRSFVDNLPQAYDDAEEDSKKPNKHLAIFTCMDTRLVDFLEPALGIKRGEAKVIKNAGNSVTGPFEATIRSLIVGIFELDVKEVMVIGHYDCGVAHSTSQGVVEKMLARGIAPEAIKMVEDELEAWIDTFHHPWDNVEHVVDKIRNNPLIPIDVPIHGLMFNPKTGEIEVVVDGYLMAKTL, via the coding sequence ATGACAACTTTAGAACAAGTACTTAAAGCTAACCGCTCTTTTGTGGATAACCTTCCACAGGCATATGATGATGCGGAAGAAGACAGCAAAAAGCCTAATAAACATCTTGCCATTTTTACATGTATGGATACCAGATTAGTAGATTTTCTCGAACCGGCACTCGGAATTAAGCGCGGAGAGGCTAAGGTAATAAAAAATGCTGGCAATTCTGTTACTGGGCCATTTGAGGCGACGATTCGAAGCTTGATAGTTGGGATTTTTGAATTGGACGTTAAGGAAGTAATGGTTATCGGCCACTATGACTGTGGTGTGGCTCACAGCACGTCACAAGGCGTTGTTGAGAAGATGCTTGCTAGAGGCATAGCACCTGAGGCTATTAAGATGGTAGAAGACGAACTGGAGGCCTGGATAGATACTTTTCACCACCCTTGGGATAATGTCGAGCATGTTGTTGACAAAATTAGAAACAATCCCTTAATTCCAATTGATGTACCAATACATGGCCTAATGTTTAACCCTAAGACCGGTGAAATTGAGGTAGTAGTCGACGGTTATCTTATGGCCAAGACGCTATAA
- the speD gene encoding adenosylmethionine decarboxylase, translating to MKIIGKHITVDMYGCSFESLDNMDFVKNAMLTAVNEAQMTLLDFTSHKFEPQGLTALALLAESHMSIHTYPELGYAAVDVFTCGDHSRPDKAVSILKDFLKPTKVKTTNIRRGDFGSVTDMKPKIKVSATPMRRVRDTGSKMLRLLSPSK from the coding sequence ATGAAAATAATTGGCAAACATATTACTGTAGACATGTACGGCTGTAGTTTCGAAAGCCTTGACAATATGGATTTTGTCAAGAATGCTATGTTAACTGCTGTCAACGAAGCTCAAATGACACTTCTCGATTTTACTTCCCACAAATTCGAACCGCAAGGTCTGACTGCGTTAGCTTTACTTGCTGAAAGTCATATGAGTATTCACACATACCCGGAATTAGGGTATGCAGCTGTTGACGTTTTTACTTGCGGAGATCATAGTCGTCCTGATAAGGCAGTATCAATTCTTAAAGACTTTTTAAAGCCTACCAAAGTAAAGACAACTAATATCAGACGCGGTGACTTCGGCTCTGTAACCGATATGAAGCCTAAAATCAAAGTCAGCGCAACCCCAATGCGTCGTGTGCGCGATACCGGCTCAAAAATGCTGCGCCTGTTATCTCCTTCTAAATAA
- a CDS encoding enoyl-[acyl-carrier-protein] reductase FabK, whose protein sequence is MATKLTELLGIQYPIIQGGMAWVSDANLAAAVSEAGGAGIIAAGGRTTEWVRDEIRRAKALTNKPFGVNVQLMAPNKDEIVELICEENVSFVTLGAGNPVPYIPKFKAAGVKVIPVVPNAKLAKRVQDSGADALVVEGMEAGGHIGVITTMAHMTQVVPAVDIPVIVAGGFADGRGLAAALIMGAAGVQFGTRFMIAEECSIHPNVKQKLIEAVDTDSVVTGQVSGHGVRGLKNKFTEKFLALEKQCTPQEELNQLAAGTNRLAAIDGDVENGMVLAGQSLIPLKKIEPAAVIIETIVAEARQTLAKAPNLM, encoded by the coding sequence ATGGCTACTAAACTAACTGAGCTATTAGGAATTCAATATCCAATTATACAAGGCGGTATGGCTTGGGTGTCGGACGCTAATCTGGCTGCAGCCGTATCTGAAGCCGGTGGGGCTGGTATCATAGCAGCAGGCGGCCGAACTACCGAATGGGTTAGGGATGAAATTCGCCGTGCTAAAGCACTTACCAATAAGCCTTTTGGCGTAAACGTTCAACTTATGGCTCCCAATAAGGACGAGATTGTTGAGCTTATATGTGAAGAAAATGTCAGCTTTGTTACATTAGGGGCTGGAAACCCAGTGCCTTACATCCCTAAGTTTAAGGCTGCCGGCGTAAAGGTTATTCCTGTTGTGCCAAATGCAAAGCTAGCCAAACGGGTTCAAGACAGCGGTGCAGATGCTTTGGTGGTCGAAGGTATGGAAGCCGGGGGGCATATTGGTGTTATAACGACCATGGCGCATATGACCCAAGTGGTGCCAGCAGTTGACATTCCGGTCATTGTAGCCGGTGGCTTTGCTGATGGGCGCGGTCTTGCAGCAGCTCTTATCATGGGTGCGGCTGGTGTCCAGTTCGGAACCAGATTTATGATAGCGGAAGAATGCTCTATACACCCGAATGTTAAACAAAAACTGATTGAAGCTGTAGATACCGATTCTGTTGTAACAGGACAGGTTTCCGGACATGGCGTCCGCGGACTTAAGAACAAGTTTACTGAGAAATTCCTAGCTTTAGAAAAACAATGCACACCGCAAGAAGAACTTAATCAATTAGCTGCCGGAACAAACCGTTTGGCTGCAATTGACGGTGATGTTGAGAACGGTATGGTTTTGGCTGGGCAAAGTCTTATTCCTTTAAAGAAAATTGAGCCTGCCGCAGTTATTATTGAGACAATAGTGGCGGAGGCCCGCCAAACACTTGCTAAGGCACCAAATTTAATGTAG
- a CDS encoding CtsR family transcriptional regulator, translating into MGNLADIIEQFILSKMTNGNDDIVILQRNEIAEEIDCAPSQVSYVLSTRFTVDRGFIVESRRGSGGFIRIARIPLQNIIFEDAAEQISETTTIEEIKYITRHLNKYGFLTIREARLLVNFYGLIFKEVEPAKRATMMKELLSSLAYL; encoded by the coding sequence TTGGGTAATTTAGCTGATATTATTGAACAATTTATTTTAAGTAAGATGACGAACGGAAATGATGATATAGTGATCCTCCAGCGGAATGAAATTGCCGAAGAAATTGATTGTGCTCCTTCACAAGTTAGCTATGTGCTTAGTACCCGGTTTACTGTAGATCGAGGATTTATTGTCGAATCACGCCGCGGCTCGGGTGGATTTATTCGGATTGCGCGTATCCCCCTGCAAAATATTATCTTTGAAGACGCGGCTGAACAAATTTCGGAAACAACTACTATAGAAGAGATTAAATATATTACAAGACATTTGAATAAATATGGCTTTTTGACAATTAGGGAGGCAAGGTTGTTAGTCAATTTCTACGGTCTGATTTTCAAGGAAGTGGAGCCGGCTAAACGTGCCACTATGATGAAAGAATTATTGTCTTCGTTAGCTTATCTGTAA
- a CDS encoding protein arginine kinase, which produces MSFDELLDQPAVPWMSGSGAEADIALSSRIRLARNLCSLPFPNRAAGEQLAKVADQLKSTVNVLRTADSHNYMYIKMDQLSVLERNVLVEKHIVSPYYVEHPEHRALIVRDDAAVSIMINEEDHLRIQCMRSGLNLVDALALANQIDDTIEAKHDIAFNEQMGYLTACPTNLGTGLRASVMVHLPALVITRQINRIINASTQLGLAIRGLYGEGTEAAGNIFQISNQLTLGYTEQGIIDNLKSVAQQIVDQERTARAYLLRHSSQTLADRLWRAYGTLSYARSMSGQEALSLISEVRLGIDLKIVDEVPATIFNELLVTTRPNYLLKFAARNGISETERDKLRAQVIRETIKHVKEGR; this is translated from the coding sequence ATGTCTTTTGATGAGTTGCTTGACCAGCCGGCGGTGCCATGGATGAGCGGCAGCGGTGCTGAGGCTGATATCGCATTATCAAGCCGCATACGCCTGGCCCGCAATTTATGCAGCCTGCCATTTCCTAATCGGGCTGCCGGCGAACAATTGGCTAAGGTGGCCGATCAACTGAAGAGTACAGTAAATGTACTGAGGACGGCCGATAGCCACAACTATATGTATATTAAGATGGATCAGCTTTCAGTTTTAGAACGAAATGTTTTAGTAGAAAAACACATTGTCAGCCCGTACTATGTTGAGCACCCTGAACATCGGGCGCTCATTGTCCGGGATGATGCGGCTGTTAGTATAATGATTAATGAAGAAGATCATCTTCGTATCCAATGTATGAGATCCGGTCTTAATTTAGTAGACGCCCTGGCTTTGGCTAACCAAATAGATGACACAATTGAAGCCAAGCATGATATTGCTTTTAACGAACAAATGGGTTATTTAACAGCGTGTCCAACTAATTTAGGCACTGGGCTAAGGGCTTCTGTTATGGTCCATTTACCGGCATTGGTTATTACTCGGCAGATAAATAGGATTATTAATGCTTCTACCCAGCTTGGGCTGGCTATTCGCGGTTTATATGGCGAGGGTACGGAAGCCGCGGGTAATATTTTTCAAATTTCAAATCAATTAACATTAGGCTATACCGAACAAGGCATAATAGATAATCTGAAAAGCGTTGCCCAGCAGATTGTCGATCAGGAGCGGACAGCTAGAGCATATTTGCTGCGGCATTCATCGCAAACGCTTGCTGATAGGCTGTGGCGGGCATACGGAACGCTTAGTTACGCGCGAAGTATGAGCGGGCAGGAGGCTCTATCACTCATAAGTGAGGTGCGGCTGGGCATCGATCTTAAGATAGTCGATGAAGTTCCCGCGACAATTTTCAATGAACTACTGGTTACCACTAGACCAAATTATTTACTAAAATTTGCCGCCAGAAACGGCATTTCCGAAACTGAGCGTGATAAATTGAGAGCGCAGGTAATTCGTGAGACTATAAAACATGTTAAGGAGGGACGTTAA
- a CDS encoding ATP-dependent Clp protease ATP-binding subunit, whose product MFSRFTERATKVLILAQQEAGKLGHDYIGTEHLLLGLIHEGEGVAAKALNSLNISLEAVRSRVEQIIGRGQSTGQQVAYTPRAKKVIELAMDEARSLGHNYVGTEHIILGLIREGEGVAAQVLASLGADINAVRQRVIELLGGFAMQGGSTPQPASGQHQQASGSTPMLDQYGRDLNKLAQAGKIDPVIGREQEIERVLQILSRRTKNNPVLIGEPGVGKTAVAEGLAQRIIDNRVPEILRGKRVISLNMAGIVAGAKYRGEFEERLKKIMDEIRQAGNVILFLDELHTLIGAGAAEGAIDAANILKPALARGELQTIGATTLNEYKKYIEKDAALERRFQPVMVGEPTVEDAIAILRGIRDKYEAFHGVQITDEAITAAVQLSHRYISDRFLPDKAIDLMDEAASRARLSAFSTPPDVTDIEKRLEKIRTEKEAAINGQEFEQAAKLRDEEQRLREELESKQQARRQTGERTVVTDEDIAHVVATWTGIPVKKLAEEEADRLLKLEDVLHERVVGQQDAVKAVARAIRRARAGLKDPKRPIGSFIFLGPTGVGKTELARALAEALFGDEANMIRLDMSEYMEKHTVSRLVGAPPGYVGYDEGGQLTDAVRRKPYSVILLDEIEKAHYDVFNILLQVLEDGRLTDSQGRTVDFKNTVIIMTSNVGAQHLRKETSAMGFLADTKSDNAEAAKERVMEEVKRTFRPEFVNRVDELIVFSSLNDTELTQIVDIMLKDVEKRLANSDIELEVTEKAIAELLKEGRDYAYGARPLRRAIQKMVEDSIAEMMLSREAGTGDTVVVDADEQGKLLFTKK is encoded by the coding sequence ATGTTTAGTAGATTTACAGAAAGAGCAACAAAAGTACTAATCCTGGCCCAGCAGGAAGCAGGTAAATTAGGTCATGATTATATTGGTACAGAGCACCTGTTGCTAGGGCTTATTCATGAGGGAGAAGGAGTGGCCGCCAAAGCCCTGAATTCGTTGAATATAAGTCTCGAGGCTGTACGTAGCAGAGTAGAACAAATAATTGGACGCGGCCAGTCTACTGGGCAGCAGGTAGCATATACACCACGGGCTAAAAAGGTTATTGAACTGGCAATGGATGAGGCGCGGAGTTTAGGTCACAACTATGTAGGCACTGAGCATATTATCCTAGGACTTATTCGCGAAGGTGAGGGGGTGGCAGCTCAAGTTCTCGCCAGTCTTGGCGCAGATATTAATGCTGTGCGGCAACGGGTTATTGAACTATTGGGCGGATTTGCAATGCAGGGCGGCAGTACACCTCAGCCTGCTTCCGGTCAGCACCAACAGGCTAGCGGGAGTACGCCGATGCTTGATCAGTATGGGCGCGATCTTAACAAACTAGCCCAAGCTGGCAAGATTGACCCTGTTATCGGCCGTGAGCAAGAAATTGAGCGGGTTCTTCAGATACTTAGCCGCCGTACCAAAAATAACCCTGTACTTATCGGTGAGCCCGGTGTAGGTAAAACAGCGGTAGCTGAAGGACTGGCTCAGCGGATTATTGATAACAGGGTGCCTGAGATTTTGCGCGGCAAACGAGTAATCTCGCTGAATATGGCCGGCATTGTGGCCGGCGCTAAATACCGGGGTGAATTTGAAGAACGGCTAAAAAAAATTATGGATGAAATCCGCCAAGCCGGTAATGTAATTTTGTTTCTCGATGAACTTCACACTTTGATTGGCGCAGGGGCGGCTGAAGGCGCTATTGATGCCGCCAATATCTTAAAGCCTGCTTTAGCGCGCGGTGAGCTCCAGACAATCGGTGCAACAACCCTTAATGAGTATAAAAAATATATTGAAAAGGACGCTGCCCTGGAACGGAGGTTCCAGCCGGTAATGGTCGGTGAGCCGACAGTCGAGGATGCTATCGCAATTTTGCGCGGTATTCGTGATAAATATGAAGCCTTCCATGGAGTCCAAATAACTGATGAAGCTATTACGGCTGCGGTACAGCTTTCGCATCGCTACATCAGCGACCGGTTTCTGCCGGACAAAGCAATTGACCTTATGGATGAAGCGGCGTCACGTGCCCGCTTAAGCGCCTTTTCAACTCCGCCCGATGTAACTGATATCGAGAAGCGTTTAGAAAAAATCAGGACAGAGAAAGAGGCTGCTATTAACGGTCAAGAATTTGAACAGGCCGCAAAACTGCGCGACGAAGAGCAACGGCTTCGCGAGGAACTTGAGTCTAAACAGCAGGCACGACGTCAGACTGGCGAGCGGACGGTAGTAACTGATGAGGATATTGCTCATGTTGTTGCTACCTGGACCGGAATCCCGGTTAAGAAGTTAGCTGAAGAGGAAGCTGACCGTCTGCTTAAGTTGGAAGATGTTCTTCATGAGCGGGTAGTTGGGCAGCAAGACGCTGTAAAAGCCGTAGCGAGGGCGATTAGGAGGGCGCGTGCCGGCCTAAAAGATCCCAAGCGGCCAATTGGATCGTTTATATTCCTGGGACCGACCGGCGTAGGCAAAACCGAGTTGGCGCGAGCCTTAGCGGAAGCTTTATTTGGTGACGAAGCCAATATGATTAGACTTGATATGTCAGAGTATATGGAGAAGCATACAGTATCGCGCTTGGTGGGCGCGCCTCCAGGTTATGTAGGTTATGATGAGGGCGGTCAGTTAACCGATGCTGTTCGGCGCAAGCCTTACTCGGTAATTCTGCTTGATGAGATTGAAAAGGCGCATTACGACGTCTTTAACATCCTGCTTCAAGTCCTTGAAGACGGCCGGCTTACTGACAGCCAGGGGCGGACAGTTGACTTTAAAAATACCGTAATTATTATGACGTCAAATGTTGGTGCTCAGCATCTTCGCAAAGAAACCTCAGCTATGGGCTTCTTGGCCGACACTAAGAGTGACAATGCCGAGGCTGCAAAAGAACGGGTTATGGAGGAGGTTAAGCGGACTTTCCGGCCTGAATTTGTTAATCGTGTTGACGAATTAATCGTCTTTTCCAGTCTAAATGATACTGAGCTTACGCAAATCGTAGACATTATGCTCAAAGATGTAGAAAAGCGGTTGGCTAATAGCGATATTGAGCTTGAGGTCACTGAAAAAGCTATAGCTGAGCTGCTTAAAGAAGGGCGCGATTATGCATACGGTGCAAGGCCTTTGCGGCGGGCTATTCAAAAAATGGTCGAGGACAGCATAGCCGAGATGATGTTAAGCAGGGAAGCAGGCACTGGCGACACTGTAGTGGTCGACGCCGACGAGCAGGGTAAACTTTTATTCACAAAAAAATAG
- the radA gene encoding DNA repair protein RadA, which yields MSKLKLKFVCQECGYDSPKWLGKCPSCNMWNCMVEEPVVKADNKSVVTRASIKPCPITAVDTTALPRRATGVDEFDRVLGGGIVPGALMLIGGDPGIGKSTLLLQVAAGVSQRYGTVLYVSGEESAAQTRMRAERLDKLNDNLLIMTETNLDIIAIETANLKPALVIIDSIQTMYSSDVASAPGTVGQVRESTGKLLRLAKESNIPIAIIGHVTKEGNIAGPRLLEHMVDVVLYFEGERSYSFRVLRAIKNRFGSTNESGIFSMEETGLAEVQNPSALLLTERPQNTPGSVVLAYLEGVRPLLIEIQALVSTTCFGMPRRMAAGFDYNRLILLMAVLEKRVGLMLGNQDAYVNAVGGIKIVEPAADLAVTLAVASSFRNIPIDAHTVVMGEVGLTGEVRMVPRIDMRISEAATLGFKKFIIPAGNLAGLKIRQRGLDIVGVSSVVEAMEAVFI from the coding sequence TTGTCGAAGCTAAAGTTAAAATTTGTTTGTCAGGAATGCGGTTATGATTCGCCTAAGTGGCTGGGTAAATGCCCAAGCTGCAATATGTGGAACTGTATGGTTGAGGAGCCTGTGGTCAAAGCGGATAATAAGTCAGTAGTAACGCGCGCTTCAATTAAACCTTGCCCAATTACTGCAGTTGATACTACTGCATTACCACGACGAGCGACTGGAGTGGACGAGTTTGACCGAGTTTTAGGGGGGGGCATTGTACCGGGTGCGCTAATGCTCATCGGGGGTGACCCTGGAATCGGAAAATCGACGCTGCTCCTGCAGGTCGCGGCAGGGGTAAGTCAAAGGTATGGTACTGTTCTTTATGTATCGGGCGAAGAATCTGCCGCCCAGACAAGAATGCGGGCAGAGCGGTTGGATAAACTAAATGATAATCTTTTGATTATGACTGAAACTAATCTTGATATCATTGCCATAGAAACGGCTAATTTGAAGCCAGCGTTAGTGATAATCGATTCTATTCAAACAATGTATAGTTCGGATGTGGCTAGCGCACCCGGAACTGTAGGTCAGGTTCGGGAATCAACCGGTAAGCTTTTGCGCTTGGCAAAAGAAAGTAACATCCCAATTGCGATTATCGGTCATGTAACTAAAGAAGGTAATATTGCCGGGCCGCGGTTACTTGAACATATGGTGGACGTTGTTCTTTATTTTGAAGGTGAACGAAGTTATTCATTTCGGGTACTGAGGGCAATAAAGAACCGGTTTGGTTCAACAAATGAGAGCGGTATTTTCTCGATGGAGGAAACTGGCCTGGCTGAGGTGCAGAATCCTTCAGCGCTGCTTTTAACTGAGCGGCCTCAAAATACGCCGGGTTCAGTAGTGCTTGCTTATCTTGAAGGTGTTAGACCGCTCTTAATTGAAATTCAGGCACTGGTCAGCACAACCTGTTTTGGTATGCCGCGCCGCATGGCGGCCGGTTTCGACTATAACCGACTAATTCTATTGATGGCCGTACTCGAAAAACGGGTGGGGCTGATGCTTGGCAATCAGGATGCTTATGTTAATGCAGTGGGGGGAATTAAAATAGTAGAACCGGCAGCTGATTTGGCGGTAACCTTGGCAGTTGCATCAAGTTTTCGCAATATACCGATTGACGCTCATACTGTTGTGATGGGTGAAGTGGGTTTAACCGGCGAAGTAAGAATGGTACCGCGTATTGATATGCGTATCAGTGAGGCGGCCACTTTAGGTTTTAAAAAGTTTATAATCCCTGCCGGTAATTTAGCAGGTCTGAAAATTCGTCAGCGCGGGCTTGATATTGTAGGAGTAAGCAGTGTCGTTGAGGCAATGGAGGCAGTTTTTATATGA
- the disA gene encoding DNA integrity scanning protein DisA produces MWDERFINTIKSVAPGTLLREGLENILRAKMGALVLICNNPAVMELVDGGFALNCDYTPAGFYELAKMDGAIVLSNDATRVLCANAQLVPNSAIITKETGTRHRTAERVAKQTGALVIAISQRRNLITLYLGNLRYTLKDITVIINRANQALQTLEKYRSVLVAGLGTLTALEFDDLVSLSDVAALIIRAEQARRITRDISRDVIELGREGRLISMQLEELTPDKDEVQLLVKDYCLSSDPEMYLEVREQLAELPEDSLDPYTVCRLLGYGVTANAIDVPIAARGYRILQLIPRLPVPVIENLVMHFKTLKNIYNASIAELDDVEGIGEVRAKTIKDGLRRLREQALMDRRF; encoded by the coding sequence TTGTGGGACGAGAGATTTATAAATACGATAAAATCAGTTGCGCCTGGAACACTGTTAAGAGAAGGACTTGAGAATATCCTGCGGGCAAAAATGGGTGCCTTAGTGTTGATTTGTAATAATCCAGCTGTTATGGAACTTGTTGACGGCGGTTTTGCCCTGAATTGCGATTATACGCCTGCTGGGTTTTATGAGCTTGCTAAAATGGATGGCGCTATTGTATTATCAAACGACGCCACGCGCGTATTATGTGCGAACGCTCAACTGGTGCCTAATTCGGCTATCATAACAAAAGAAACCGGCACACGGCACCGGACGGCTGAACGGGTAGCCAAACAAACGGGAGCGCTTGTTATTGCAATTTCGCAGCGGCGCAATCTTATTACTTTATATTTGGGGAACCTGCGTTATACGTTGAAGGATATTACAGTGATCATTAACCGCGCAAATCAGGCGCTGCAGACGCTGGAAAAATATCGCTCAGTGCTTGTTGCCGGACTTGGTACGCTGACGGCGCTTGAGTTTGATGATTTGGTATCACTTTCGGACGTTGCCGCGCTTATTATCAGAGCCGAGCAAGCCAGACGTATCACCCGCGATATTTCCCGCGATGTTATCGAATTGGGGCGGGAGGGGCGGCTTATAAGTATGCAACTGGAAGAACTGACTCCTGATAAAGATGAGGTTCAGCTTCTGGTTAAAGATTACTGTTTAAGCAGTGATCCGGAAATGTATCTTGAAGTGCGTGAGCAGCTGGCAGAACTGCCGGAAGATTCACTTGACCCCTATACGGTCTGCAGGCTACTGGGATATGGTGTTACCGCAAATGCCATTGACGTTCCGATTGCAGCAAGGGGCTATCGGATACTGCAGCTTATCCCAAGACTGCCGGTACCGGTAATTGAAAATCTTGTTATGCACTTTAAAACGCTTAAAAATATTTATAATGCGTCAATTGCCGAACTGGACGATGTTGAAGGCATCGGCGAAGTACGGGCCAAAACAATAAAAGACGGCCTACGGCGTCTGCGGGAGCAAGCGCTGATGGACCGTCGCTTTTAG
- a CDS encoding stage II sporulation protein P, which produces MVLKRRTLLITGIITLFLIIAALAFLHLLPMNIFSVQQKPEQAPQKVYDYYLIIDEQTNQTIMYVPLVVSIGDEVISEENKYYEIVRIEENRAYARFIKHIEIDKYQPKANSP; this is translated from the coding sequence ATGGTGCTCAAGCGCCGTACCCTACTAATTACCGGTATTATTACCTTATTCTTAATAATCGCTGCGCTGGCATTTCTGCACTTGCTACCTATGAATATCTTTTCAGTGCAGCAAAAGCCAGAGCAAGCCCCTCAAAAGGTATATGACTACTATCTAATCATTGATGAGCAGACTAATCAAACTATAATGTATGTGCCGCTCGTCGTCAGCATTGGCGATGAAGTTATCTCAGAAGAAAATAAGTATTACGAGATTGTCCGGATCGAAGAAAACCGGGCCTACGCCAGGTTCATTAAACACATCGAGATAGATAAATATCAGCCAAAAGCCAATTCACCGTAA
- a CDS encoding stage II sporulation protein P: MPWLLSFALAFLFIIQPCPIAYSAEPYDSSEHTGYVTIIDEHGAIIMQTGLNISPGDEFINEDNRVYQILTVDNNLARARFIRDDLSLGIEPEALPAQAQVVQGIAQAPVDSPVKIAIYHTHTDESYIPTDGKSNMAGKGSIMQVGSAFAERLQQLGYSTNHSKTLHDPHDANAYHRSRRTFTKLLKEQPAALFDLHRDSAPLSVYKTTINGQDTARLLLVVGRQNQNHNTTLNYARQLKRQADKQYKGLVRGIFIARGNYNQDLNPRAMLVEVGTQFNTRAAAERGITLFADVLPSLIAPNRNGAAQAGPVAGQSPDQGSGQSTAQAAGQAAAESSPPQVRSYLTDIVLTLAALVAGILAYLYLSTGSWEEVKNKLKKFRKYEFTNFFGRRKK, translated from the coding sequence ATGCCTTGGCTATTATCGTTTGCACTGGCCTTTTTATTCATTATCCAACCCTGCCCTATAGCCTATTCAGCCGAGCCATATGACAGTTCAGAACATACGGGTTACGTCACTATTATTGACGAGCATGGCGCTATTATAATGCAGACAGGACTCAATATCAGTCCTGGCGATGAATTTATCAACGAAGATAATCGCGTCTACCAAATTCTCACTGTCGACAACAATCTAGCCAGAGCCCGCTTTATACGGGATGATTTAAGTCTAGGTATAGAACCTGAGGCACTTCCAGCGCAAGCACAGGTAGTGCAGGGAATCGCCCAAGCCCCTGTCGATAGCCCTGTCAAAATAGCAATCTACCATACTCATACCGATGAAAGTTATATCCCAACAGACGGTAAGTCGAATATGGCCGGCAAGGGTAGTATTATGCAAGTTGGAAGTGCCTTTGCGGAACGGCTTCAGCAGCTTGGCTACAGCACCAACCACAGCAAAACCCTTCATGATCCGCACGATGCTAATGCCTACCATCGTTCACGCCGTACCTTCACTAAGTTGCTTAAGGAACAGCCTGCAGCCTTATTTGACCTCCATCGTGACAGTGCACCGCTTAGCGTTTATAAAACGACAATCAATGGTCAAGATACCGCTCGGCTACTGCTTGTCGTTGGCCGGCAAAATCAAAACCATAATACAACCTTGAATTATGCAAGACAATTAAAAAGGCAGGCTGACAAGCAGTACAAAGGCTTAGTCCGAGGAATATTTATCGCTCGCGGGAACTACAATCAGGATTTAAATCCGCGAGCCATGCTAGTAGAAGTCGGTACGCAATTTAATACCCGCGCCGCTGCTGAGCGCGGTATAACGCTTTTTGCTGATGTCCTCCCTAGCCTGATAGCGCCTAATCGGAACGGAGCAGCCCAAGCCGGTCCTGTTGCCGGTCAATCTCCCGACCAAGGTTCCGGGCAAAGTACTGCTCAAGCTGCCGGACAAGCTGCTGCCGAGTCTTCTCCGCCACAGGTTAGAAGCTATCTGACTGATATTGTTCTAACACTGGCAGCATTAGTTGCAGGTATACTTGCTTACTTGTATCTTAGCACTGGCAGTTGGGAGGAAGTAAAAAACAAGCTGAAAAAATTCCGCAAGTATGAATTTACCAATTTCTTCGGCCGACGTAAAAAGTAA
- a CDS encoding DUF1573 domain-containing protein, translated as MQEKSCQDFQSAVDDYLIRHRSALDVLTKYQEASARVNRAFAKAVTECGCVQINASRQQVPADAEFSDLKNFMSSHLSGEPCDNCKEVLNKELGHSIFYLAALCNMSGLNLFQVINDEYKKVTTLGLYHLL; from the coding sequence ATGCAAGAGAAAAGTTGCCAGGATTTCCAGTCCGCTGTTGACGATTACTTGATTCGTCATCGCAGTGCTCTCGATGTGCTGACCAAGTACCAGGAGGCTTCCGCCCGCGTTAACCGTGCTTTTGCCAAAGCAGTAACTGAATGCGGTTGTGTACAGATAAACGCCAGTCGTCAGCAAGTGCCTGCCGATGCCGAATTTAGTGACCTGAAAAACTTTATGTCTTCCCACTTATCAGGTGAGCCTTGTGACAACTGTAAAGAGGTATTAAATAAAGAATTAGGGCATAGCATATTTTATTTAGCTGCTCTTTGCAATATGTCTGGTTTGAATCTTTTTCAGGTGATTAATGATGAATATAAGAAAGTCACTACATTAGGACTCTATCATTTATTATAA